A stretch of Caenibius tardaugens NBRC 16725 DNA encodes these proteins:
- a CDS encoding alpha/beta hydrolase: protein MKLLSWHIRVALGALTVVLDAPVSAGDGAIVLGPRTIPVSGLISSAARKSVEDGVVAKANRPSGFGSPATSADKALWKQVITATDAAFAPMIRALRAHARASVQKTEMAGVPVYVGTPLQPRTDRLKRAILHVHGGGFAMLADGSYAEAMAAQIATRCGCTVYSVNYRAPPDFPYPTPVDDSLSVYRTLLKTMNPADIVVQGESAGGTIATSMVLQARDMSLPMPAILVLLSPALDLSRSGDSHFVNEGLDLYLSRSIASLIDLYAAGNDLKSPSLSPLFSDFSKGFPSTFLQAGGREILLSDSIAMHRALRRAGIPAELHIWEGMSHGPFGSPAAPAPEDDEVSDEIERFLEAHWSPKP from the coding sequence ATGAAACTCTTATCTTGGCATATACGGGTGGCACTTGGAGCGTTGACAGTAGTATTAGACGCTCCCGTTTCTGCGGGAGACGGAGCAATAGTTTTAGGGCCACGTACGATTCCAGTGTCTGGCCTGATCAGCTCGGCTGCACGCAAAAGTGTAGAAGATGGAGTTGTAGCTAAGGCGAACAGACCATCCGGATTTGGCTCTCCTGCGACATCGGCTGACAAGGCCCTGTGGAAACAGGTAATCACCGCTACAGATGCGGCATTCGCGCCGATGATCCGGGCGCTCCGCGCCCATGCCCGCGCGTCCGTTCAGAAGACAGAGATGGCTGGCGTCCCCGTATATGTGGGGACGCCATTGCAGCCTCGAACAGATAGATTGAAACGAGCCATTCTCCATGTCCACGGAGGTGGCTTCGCGATGCTGGCTGACGGCAGCTATGCAGAAGCCATGGCGGCGCAAATTGCAACTCGCTGCGGCTGCACGGTATATTCGGTGAATTACCGCGCTCCACCTGATTTTCCTTATCCAACGCCAGTAGATGATAGCCTAAGTGTCTATCGGACTCTGTTGAAGACGATGAATCCCGCGGATATTGTTGTTCAGGGAGAATCAGCAGGCGGCACCATTGCCACATCAATGGTGCTCCAGGCACGAGATATGAGTCTGCCTATGCCTGCGATTCTGGTGCTACTGTCACCGGCACTCGATCTCAGCCGATCGGGAGACAGCCATTTTGTGAATGAAGGGCTTGATCTTTACCTGAGCCGCAGCATCGCATCGCTGATCGATCTTTACGCCGCAGGGAACGATCTCAAATCGCCCAGTCTGTCGCCTCTATTCTCGGATTTCAGCAAGGGTTTTCCATCGACCTTCTTGCAGGCGGGTGGACGCGAAATACTGCTATCTGATTCGATTGCGATGCATCGGGCGCTTCGCCGAGCGGGCATTCCTGCAGAACTGCATATCTGGGAAGGTATGTCTCACGGCCCATTCGGTTCACCGGCCGCACCGGCGCCCGAAGATGATGAAGTTTCTGACGAGATCGAACGCTTCCTGGAAGCCCATTGGTCTCCAAAGCCATAA
- a CDS encoding quinone oxidoreductase family protein — MRAMVLNEFGGPDVLHMADIDRPRAAPGNVIIQVAYASVNPADWKSREGWLSQYFQYQFPFVVGFDAAGIVAEVGEGVTTLAVGDRVVTASNQGLGERGTYAEYVASAEERCVKLPDTVSLRDAAAMPTAAITAYEAVHDVGAVSTGARVLINGGAGGTGSYAIQLAHQAGARVAATCSPGNADYVKSLGAELAINYREGNVADAVHAWAPEGVDLVVDTVGQGTLVDAVEFTRRGGVITPIATLIADEIHVDPARADTLGVRVVPTMASYLNQPRQLRALVAALVGGKITAPAITVMPLAQAGDAHRQVQDGHVRGKIVLDVNAALDQ, encoded by the coding sequence ATGCGCGCAATGGTATTGAACGAATTTGGCGGACCGGATGTCCTTCATATGGCAGACATTGATCGCCCCAGAGCAGCACCGGGCAATGTTATTATTCAAGTCGCCTATGCCAGCGTCAATCCGGCTGATTGGAAATCACGCGAGGGCTGGCTTTCTCAGTATTTTCAGTACCAGTTCCCATTTGTGGTCGGGTTCGATGCAGCAGGCATCGTTGCTGAAGTCGGCGAAGGGGTCACCACCCTTGCCGTGGGGGACCGGGTGGTCACCGCTTCCAACCAAGGTCTTGGTGAACGCGGAACCTACGCCGAATATGTAGCGTCGGCGGAAGAACGTTGTGTCAAATTGCCCGATACCGTGTCGCTGCGCGATGCCGCCGCGATGCCCACTGCTGCGATCACCGCTTATGAAGCGGTCCATGACGTCGGCGCTGTGAGCACTGGGGCGCGTGTTCTCATCAACGGTGGGGCAGGCGGCACCGGCAGTTATGCAATCCAGCTCGCTCATCAGGCGGGTGCCCGGGTGGCGGCGACTTGCAGCCCCGGAAACGCTGACTACGTCAAAAGTCTGGGAGCTGAATTGGCTATCAATTATCGCGAAGGCAATGTCGCGGACGCAGTGCATGCCTGGGCGCCGGAAGGTGTCGATCTGGTGGTGGACACCGTCGGTCAGGGCACACTGGTTGATGCGGTCGAATTCACCAGGCGTGGCGGGGTCATCACGCCCATCGCCACGCTGATCGCGGATGAAATTCATGTCGATCCTGCTCGGGCAGATACGTTGGGCGTTCGCGTCGTGCCAACAATGGCCAGCTACCTAAATCAGCCCCGTCAGCTACGAGCACTCGTTGCCGCGCTCGTAGGCGGCAAGATCACAGCTCCCGCAATTACTGTAATGCCCCTTGCGCAGGCTGGCGACGCGCATCGCCAAGTGCAAGATGGTCATGTTCGCGGCAAGATCGTTCTGGATGTAAACGCTGCCCTCGATCAATAA
- a CDS encoding IS110 family transposase: MSTMIGVDLAKNVFQIHAATMSGEVLFRKKLTRTQFQRFMAQQDPCVVVMEACGSAHHWAREMQKSGHEAKLIAPHYVSPFVKRHKNDAADAEAIVEAAQRPEMRFVEPKTMEQQARGVLFRARDLLVRQRTQLINSLRSQLYEFGYVAPIGPRQLTVIAEIVDDPNTDLPAIVRSASRDLLDEIAEKNGRIDALREQIQQDAALAETARRLQTIPGIGPITAMAVEAFAPPMESFRRGRDFAAWLGLVPRQHSSGGKHRLGRVSKAGQADIRRLLITGAMSRLNWMGRKTIQEGSWLAQLAARKPRKLVAVALANKMVRTIWAMMIRKEDYRDPAQAMAT, from the coding sequence ATGAGTACGATGATCGGGGTGGATCTGGCAAAGAATGTCTTCCAGATCCATGCGGCGACAATGTCGGGCGAGGTCTTGTTTCGAAAGAAGCTGACCAGGACGCAGTTCCAGCGCTTCATGGCACAGCAAGACCCATGCGTGGTGGTAATGGAGGCCTGCGGCAGCGCCCACCACTGGGCCCGTGAAATGCAAAAGTCAGGCCATGAGGCGAAGCTGATTGCTCCGCATTATGTGTCGCCATTCGTCAAGCGACACAAAAACGATGCGGCTGATGCCGAAGCGATTGTCGAGGCCGCTCAGCGCCCGGAGATGCGCTTCGTCGAACCCAAAACCATGGAGCAACAGGCTCGGGGTGTTCTCTTTCGTGCGCGCGATTTGTTGGTGCGACAGCGCACCCAGCTGATCAACTCCCTCCGCTCCCAGCTATACGAGTTCGGCTATGTGGCTCCGATAGGTCCGAGACAGTTGACGGTCATTGCCGAGATCGTGGACGATCCCAATACCGACTTGCCAGCTATCGTGCGCAGCGCCAGTCGAGATCTGCTTGACGAGATTGCAGAAAAGAACGGGCGCATCGATGCGCTGCGGGAACAAATCCAGCAGGACGCGGCACTGGCCGAGACGGCCCGGCGTCTCCAGACGATACCCGGGATCGGACCGATAACCGCAATGGCAGTTGAAGCCTTTGCTCCGCCTATGGAGTCATTCCGTCGCGGGCGGGACTTTGCGGCCTGGCTGGGTCTTGTGCCGAGACAGCACTCGTCCGGGGGAAAGCACCGCCTCGGCCGTGTGTCGAAAGCAGGACAGGCAGACATTCGAAGGCTGCTGATCACAGGCGCCATGTCCCGACTAAACTGGATGGGCAGGAAGACCATTCAAGAAGGATCGTGGCTGGCACAGCTCGCGGCACGCAAACCGCGCAAGCTCGTCGCAGTAGCCCTCGCTAACAAGATGGTCCGAACGATCTGGGCGATGATGATCAGGAAGGAAGATTATCGAGATCCGGCACAGGCTATGGCTACATGA
- a CDS encoding Dabb family protein has protein sequence MYNLLKVIGVTDKARDNFGPALSDATQALPGITSSLVAPTLPGVYNGGDYIWRVSFTDQAAAQAAIASDAGQAVTALLNTPSTITSLEGADFETGHAGGDRDAASGLYRVALFCANRNPTPERLRAFSRDTQIMPNHVRSIVRWELSQSDLSTGGLPWTHIWEQEYADRTGLEGPYMMHPVHWAHVERWFDTEYPDYLVDRHLVHTFCALDQAILNR, from the coding sequence ATGTATAATCTCCTAAAAGTGATCGGCGTAACAGACAAGGCACGCGATAATTTTGGCCCTGCACTGAGCGATGCCACGCAGGCGCTCCCAGGTATAACGAGCAGTCTTGTCGCGCCAACGCTGCCGGGCGTTTACAACGGTGGTGATTATATTTGGCGAGTGAGCTTTACCGATCAAGCCGCAGCGCAGGCAGCAATCGCCAGCGATGCCGGCCAGGCGGTAACCGCACTACTCAACACCCCCTCTACTATCACCTCCTTAGAGGGGGCTGACTTCGAAACGGGACATGCCGGCGGGGATCGTGATGCGGCATCAGGCTTATATCGGGTGGCCCTGTTCTGCGCCAATCGCAACCCCACGCCGGAACGGCTCCGTGCTTTCTCTCGCGATACCCAGATCATGCCTAATCATGTGCGTAGTATCGTTCGGTGGGAACTATCGCAGTCTGATCTAAGCACGGGGGGGCTGCCCTGGACGCACATCTGGGAGCAGGAATACGCCGACCGCACAGGCCTTGAAGGCCCCTATATGATGCATCCGGTTCACTGGGCCCACGTTGAACGCTGGTTCGATACCGAATACCCAGATTATCTGGTGGATCGCCATCTCGTGCACACTTTCTGTGCATTGGATCAGGCCATACTCAACCGCTGA
- a CDS encoding IS110 family transposase: MEITTIGLDLAKSVFQLHAVDANGDVVWRKKLRRTALLGALAKIPPCLVGIEACATSHYWAREISALGHQVRLMPPAYVKAYLRRQKNDAADAEAICEAVQRPMMRFVPVKSAERQAVLVLHRSRELLVRQRTMLINAIRGHCAEFGLIAAQGVRNVSELMKRVRLADQAVLPEMAKNAMILLAEQLETLDMQIQRLNRRLLVWHRQDQASQRLATIPGIGVISATALAASVTDPAQFRSGREFSASLGLVPRQNSSGGKDRLGRISKMGDRYLRKLLVVGATSVVRRARTADSAASNWVCGLLERKPTRLVTVAMANKTARIVWAVLARGEVYQAKALA, translated from the coding sequence GTCTGGCGTAAGAAGTTACGCCGGACAGCGCTTCTGGGCGCTTTGGCGAAGATCCCGCCCTGCCTTGTGGGCATCGAAGCTTGCGCCACGTCTCATTACTGGGCCCGTGAGATTTCTGCCCTGGGACATCAGGTGCGGCTTATGCCGCCTGCTTATGTGAAGGCCTATCTACGGCGCCAGAAGAATGATGCGGCAGATGCAGAGGCGATCTGTGAAGCGGTGCAGCGTCCCATGATGCGGTTCGTCCCGGTAAAAAGTGCCGAGCGTCAGGCTGTCCTCGTGCTGCATCGTTCACGCGAACTCCTGGTTCGTCAACGTACCATGCTGATCAATGCCATTCGCGGTCACTGCGCAGAGTTTGGGCTGATTGCAGCCCAAGGTGTGCGCAATGTGAGTGAGCTGATGAAACGGGTCAGGCTAGCCGATCAGGCGGTTTTACCCGAGATGGCAAAAAACGCCATGATCCTGCTGGCGGAGCAACTGGAAACTCTGGATATGCAGATACAGAGGCTCAACCGTCGTTTGCTTGTCTGGCATCGTCAGGATCAGGCCAGTCAGAGGCTGGCGACTATTCCGGGGATCGGGGTTATCAGCGCTACCGCTCTGGCTGCCTCTGTAACCGATCCTGCCCAGTTTCGGTCCGGCCGGGAGTTCTCTGCCTCACTCGGTCTGGTTCCGCGCCAGAACTCATCTGGCGGTAAAGATCGATTGGGACGGATCTCGAAGATGGGGGACCGTTATCTGCGAAAGTTGCTTGTTGTTGGTGCGACATCCGTGGTTCGCAGGGCAAGGACTGCTGATAGTGCCGCGAGCAATTGGGTTTGCGGCCTGCTCGAACGCAAGCCCACCCGGCTTGTTACCGTGGCCATGGCCAACAAGACTGCCCGAATTGTCTGGGCCGTTCTGGCGCGCGGCGAAGTCTATCAGGCAAAGGCTTTGGCCTGA
- a CDS encoding TonB-dependent receptor, whose amino-acid sequence MLKLKVVLACGVFGGGFVCIVPAIAQPLETTPEAAKPEAAQASREGSESGLAEILVTAQKRAESLLKVSAAISTIGQRGLDDVGARSIGDATKALPNVSIASQGLSIRGLGVTALSGSGSTVAYHVDGVYQDHVQGFRTSVYDIDRIEVLRGPQGTLYGRNATAGVVNVITTKPSFDFEAKGDISYGNYDALMTRGAINIPLSDNFAMRLSGTYEKSDGTQRLVSGKRVDGRDLLTSRLALRWEPTDRFTIDVNASYVRQRNVVGSYVNNANAIFPNLIVGAPLLGIPGNNDSSNPIVVQMGIPRNRAAGAPGGEIAGLTSPFFNSLMALFKLGGYKSLYPGGDYNFRNRSHIDSISLKTNIRYDVSDAVSLTYIGGYFHEKNKSRNNAALPFVMDYGDLRANDWSHEVDINVETDRLRGVVGFYSFQHATHKATPGSIGIWQPDFPTLIPFGGSAAGLQPTLLPFVESVRNERDKDTTRAIFGQVGYSVSDDLRLIGGARYNIDKISRAIGTISLCPLGSGTDNGARPNEATLIPPLNALKACSTIAAAVPSFYLNRMTPAASKTFKQFSWKLAAEYDLSPDTMLYSSVSTGYKAGGITDASAAGSERFYEPEKNISYEVGLRTRLLDNRLNLSLTGFWTDYKDLQVSIVRNVNGAPKYVFTNAGKSRSRGVELEFAYAPTSNDRITGFVTYLDAKFRQFETPNVFLTAPGDNTPVIIDAAGNRLAGSPEWAFRVAYSHIFDLGSAGTLTPMASTYYQAKSYTYFTNGLQDRAGDYFRSDFNLKYETASKNFFVEGFVNNIENKRVPVVSVPQAGMNFMAYSEPRTYGVRVGFSY is encoded by the coding sequence ATGCTTAAGTTAAAGGTTGTTTTGGCATGTGGGGTGTTCGGAGGCGGCTTTGTCTGCATCGTTCCGGCAATCGCACAACCACTGGAAACTACCCCTGAGGCGGCGAAGCCCGAAGCTGCGCAAGCTTCCCGTGAAGGTAGTGAGTCCGGATTGGCTGAAATTCTCGTGACCGCGCAGAAGCGCGCGGAATCCTTGCTCAAGGTTTCAGCGGCGATTTCCACTATTGGTCAGCGGGGATTGGACGATGTGGGCGCACGTTCTATAGGTGATGCGACCAAGGCCTTACCCAACGTGTCCATTGCAAGCCAGGGGCTGTCCATTCGCGGGCTTGGGGTGACGGCCCTTTCAGGTTCCGGTTCCACGGTAGCCTATCATGTCGATGGTGTTTACCAGGATCATGTCCAGGGCTTCCGGACCAGTGTTTATGACATCGACCGGATTGAGGTACTTCGTGGGCCGCAGGGCACGCTGTATGGCCGTAATGCGACGGCGGGTGTGGTCAATGTCATTACCACCAAGCCAAGCTTCGATTTCGAAGCGAAAGGCGATATATCCTACGGTAACTACGATGCATTGATGACGCGCGGTGCGATCAACATTCCCTTGAGTGACAACTTCGCCATGCGCCTGTCGGGCACGTACGAAAAATCGGATGGCACGCAGCGTTTGGTTTCCGGCAAGCGGGTTGATGGACGCGATCTGCTGACCTCGCGGCTGGCGTTGCGCTGGGAGCCGACGGATCGGTTCACTATTGATGTGAATGCAAGCTATGTCCGCCAGCGCAATGTCGTTGGATCCTACGTCAACAATGCGAACGCGATCTTCCCGAACCTGATAGTCGGGGCGCCCCTGCTCGGGATTCCCGGCAACAACGATTCCAGCAATCCGATCGTCGTACAGATGGGAATTCCGAGAAATCGGGCCGCTGGCGCTCCGGGAGGAGAGATCGCCGGGTTGACGAGTCCGTTTTTCAACTCCCTGATGGCTCTCTTCAAGCTGGGAGGTTACAAGAGCCTCTATCCGGGCGGAGATTATAACTTCCGCAATCGTAGCCATATCGACAGCATCTCGTTGAAGACGAATATTCGTTATGACGTGAGCGATGCGGTTTCGTTGACTTACATTGGCGGGTATTTTCATGAAAAAAACAAAAGTCGTAACAATGCTGCTCTACCTTTCGTCATGGACTACGGAGACCTGCGCGCAAACGATTGGTCGCATGAAGTCGATATCAATGTTGAAACCGATCGTCTGAGGGGGGTTGTCGGCTTCTATTCGTTTCAACATGCGACGCACAAGGCCACACCGGGATCGATTGGCATATGGCAGCCAGATTTTCCGACTTTGATACCCTTTGGTGGATCGGCGGCCGGACTTCAACCGACACTCCTGCCTTTCGTTGAAAGTGTCCGTAACGAACGAGATAAGGATACGACACGTGCGATCTTTGGTCAGGTAGGTTATTCCGTCTCGGACGACCTGCGGTTGATCGGCGGGGCCCGCTACAATATCGATAAGATCAGCAGGGCGATTGGCACCATATCGCTATGTCCATTGGGATCGGGAACTGATAATGGTGCCCGTCCCAATGAAGCAACTCTTATACCCCCGCTCAATGCCCTCAAGGCTTGTTCGACGATCGCGGCGGCCGTTCCGAGTTTCTATCTTAATCGGATGACCCCAGCAGCTTCCAAGACGTTCAAGCAGTTCAGCTGGAAGCTGGCGGCTGAATATGATCTGTCGCCGGATACGATGCTCTACAGTTCGGTCAGCACCGGCTACAAGGCGGGTGGTATTACCGATGCCAGTGCGGCAGGGAGCGAACGGTTCTACGAGCCGGAAAAGAACATCAGTTACGAGGTCGGGCTTCGCACGCGCCTGTTGGACAATCGCCTGAATCTCAGCCTGACCGGCTTCTGGACGGATTATAAGGATCTGCAGGTCAGCATTGTACGAAATGTAAACGGCGCGCCCAAATACGTCTTCACCAACGCGGGCAAATCGCGCAGTCGCGGGGTCGAACTTGAATTTGCCTACGCCCCGACATCTAATGATCGGATTACGGGTTTTGTCACGTATCTCGATGCGAAGTTCCGGCAATTTGAAACGCCTAATGTGTTCCTGACCGCTCCGGGCGACAACACGCCCGTGATCATCGATGCTGCAGGCAATCGCCTTGCCGGATCGCCGGAATGGGCCTTCCGGGTCGCATACTCCCACATCTTCGATCTGGGTTCGGCCGGCACGTTGACCCCGATGGCGTCGACTTACTATCAGGCCAAATCCTACACCTACTTCACCAATGGACTGCAGGATCGCGCCGGTGATTATTTTCGCAGCGATTTTAATTTGAAGTACGAGACGGCCAGCAAGAACTTCTTCGTCGAAGGATTCGTGAACAACATCGAGAACAAGCGGGTTCCGGTGGTGTCTGTGCCGCAGGCCGGTATGAACTTTATGGCCTATTCGGAACCACGTACCTACGGTGTCAGGGTCGGTTTCTCTTATTAA
- a CDS encoding alpha/beta hydrolase, whose amino-acid sequence MNSRYLVHPELIPGLDMMQDFNLDSTTVHAVRQATLDMIEAYAVPLPETMTCTTQAIEGAAGQPMDIMIYRPRDVVPHAACVFHIHGGGYVMGTPRISEGVNISIVNQLGCILISVDYRIAPETPHPGPLEDCYAALRWVDREAEALGIDRSRIAVRGESAGGGLVAALALLCRDRGGPSLCHQNLIYPMLDDRTGSARQVDPNPFAGEFCWTAASNRYGWTSLLGQEPGGPDTPYLAAPARATDLSGLPAAFIATGALDLFVDEDMEYARRLIRSGVPVELHVYPGAYHGFDIVADAASTKSMRQASIAALAEALRGR is encoded by the coding sequence GTGAATAGCAGGTATTTGGTTCACCCAGAACTCATCCCCGGCCTCGACATGATGCAGGATTTCAATCTGGATAGCACGACGGTCCATGCCGTGCGGCAGGCTACACTCGACATGATCGAAGCATATGCGGTTCCTCTGCCTGAAACAATGACCTGCACGACGCAGGCCATAGAAGGTGCTGCCGGCCAACCGATGGATATCATGATCTATCGCCCGCGCGATGTCGTGCCCCATGCAGCCTGCGTATTCCATATTCATGGCGGTGGCTATGTGATGGGCACTCCCCGGATCAGCGAGGGCGTGAACATCTCGATAGTCAACCAACTTGGCTGCATCCTCATTTCGGTGGACTACAGGATTGCGCCGGAAACGCCCCATCCGGGACCATTGGAAGACTGCTATGCGGCGCTACGCTGGGTCGATCGGGAAGCCGAGGCCTTGGGAATCGACCGTTCACGCATCGCTGTGCGTGGCGAGAGTGCCGGTGGTGGGCTTGTGGCCGCGCTGGCCTTGCTATGCCGCGACAGGGGCGGGCCATCGCTGTGTCACCAGAACCTGATCTATCCCATGCTGGATGACCGGACCGGAAGCGCCAGGCAGGTCGATCCCAATCCTTTTGCAGGAGAATTCTGCTGGACAGCGGCGTCAAATCGCTATGGATGGACCTCCCTCCTCGGACAGGAACCGGGCGGGCCGGATACACCCTACCTTGCCGCTCCCGCGCGCGCGACGGATCTTTCCGGTTTGCCTGCCGCGTTCATTGCGACGGGCGCTCTTGACCTCTTTGTCGACGAGGACATGGAATATGCCCGCCGGCTTATCCGATCTGGCGTACCTGTCGAACTGCATGTATATCCCGGAGCCTATCATGGTTTCGACATTGTCGCCGATGCAGCCAGCACGAAATCCATGCGGCAAGCTTCAATTGCAGCACTGGCGGAAGCACTGAGAGGGCGATAA
- a CDS encoding SDR family NAD(P)-dependent oxidoreductase — protein sequence MKRFKNRIVLITGAGSGIGQATVARILSEGGTVLAGDISEAGLEVTRSQAEHAGHADRLTTFFVDISDEDSVRKTVGDAIKAAGSLDVLVNAAGILRSEHTHKTTLEFWNRMLAINLTGTFLVTRECLPELLRSGRGAVVNFSSTSASFAHPYMAAYAATKGGIQAFTHAIALEYAKQGLRAVSVCPGSIQSGMTNDPGLPADADLMLFAKMSPALLGGGFAGPENVASAIAMFASDDGKFITGTELRIDGGMHM from the coding sequence ATGAAAAGATTCAAAAATCGCATCGTTCTCATCACCGGCGCCGGTTCCGGCATCGGCCAGGCAACCGTCGCTCGCATCCTTTCCGAAGGCGGCACCGTTCTGGCCGGCGACATTTCGGAAGCGGGGCTGGAAGTAACCCGTTCGCAGGCGGAACATGCCGGCCATGCCGACCGCCTGACGACCTTCTTCGTGGACATTTCAGACGAAGATTCCGTCCGGAAGACCGTCGGCGATGCCATCAAGGCGGCCGGTTCGCTGGACGTGCTGGTCAACGCGGCCGGGATTCTGCGGTCCGAACACACGCACAAGACCACGCTGGAATTCTGGAACAGGATGCTGGCGATCAACCTGACCGGAACCTTCCTGGTCACGCGCGAATGCCTGCCCGAACTGCTCCGTTCCGGCCGTGGCGCGGTGGTCAACTTCAGCTCCACCTCGGCCAGCTTCGCCCATCCCTACATGGCCGCTTACGCAGCCACCAAGGGCGGCATCCAGGCGTTCACGCACGCCATCGCGCTGGAATACGCCAAGCAGGGCCTGCGGGCCGTTTCCGTCTGCCCGGGCAGCATCCAGTCCGGCATGACCAATGATCCGGGCCTGCCCGCCGATGCCGATTTGATGCTGTTCGCCAAGATGTCGCCCGCGCTTCTGGGCGGCGGCTTTGCCGGGCCGGAAAATGTCGCCAGCGCGATCGCCATGTTCGCATCGGATGATGGTAAGTTCATCACTGGCACCGAACTGCGCATCGACGGCGGTATGCACATGTAA
- a CDS encoding IclR family transcriptional regulator, translated as MSVKRAEDVLDLLEYLAARGRPTGVPEIAQDLGWPRSSAYRIINTLEQRGYLYETKARGGYYPSPRWIALADQFTAGFALPEFAQDLTRTSMERSGETVSIVAPAGPWAVFVLVSESAAPIRYFAKAGHRIPIHASASGRALLQQYDKTELRALLSRITFETYGATTPTDVDAVLTAIEQGKERRYQLNVEEFTPDLLGIAVPLPIEGRRFALVVSGPTYRMQAKVEELAELLLEQVVAWQ; from the coding sequence ATGAGCGTAAAGCGGGCAGAGGATGTACTTGATCTTCTGGAATATTTGGCGGCACGGGGGCGGCCGACCGGCGTGCCGGAAATCGCGCAGGACCTAGGCTGGCCAAGGTCGAGTGCCTATCGCATCATCAACACCCTGGAGCAACGCGGCTATCTGTACGAAACGAAGGCCCGTGGCGGATATTATCCGAGTCCTCGATGGATTGCTTTGGCCGATCAGTTCACGGCAGGATTCGCGTTGCCCGAGTTTGCGCAAGACCTGACCCGCACTTCGATGGAACGTTCAGGAGAGACCGTCAGCATCGTCGCGCCGGCAGGTCCTTGGGCTGTTTTCGTATTGGTGAGCGAATCGGCCGCCCCCATCCGTTATTTCGCGAAGGCAGGGCATCGGATTCCGATCCACGCTTCGGCCAGTGGCCGTGCCTTGCTTCAGCAGTACGACAAGACCGAATTACGAGCTCTGCTCTCCCGGATCACCTTTGAAACCTATGGTGCCACGACACCAACAGATGTTGATGCCGTACTCACTGCGATCGAACAGGGAAAGGAACGTCGTTATCAACTCAATGTAGAGGAATTTACTCCTGATCTTCTTGGTATCGCCGTTCCGTTACCAATAGAGGGACGGCGCTTTGCATTGGTTGTCTCCGGCCCCACCTACCGGATGCAAGCCAAGGTTGAGGAACTTGCGGAGTTGTTGCTGGAACAGGTGGTTGCCTGGCAATAG
- a CDS encoding AraC family transcriptional regulator ligand-binding domain-containing protein, producing MLQQDSIQALVVLLARASVRLEADGFDPDDFANTDLRDCRPFAILFGQHMERLERLCCDRDGAALFTPLAGEMMFRAVINCSDLYAALERSCRFSSLLTEEESCSRLRSDDTRVRFECASRYTTKDEASLINDVVGLLFHVTLLSWLSGQEVAPDTIALAYPRMGLGRVVEQLFRATVIFQSEENALVYRQAALAAPIVRRPAEIDAVLEGFPYNIMLDASQDRGHATKVKTLMDLAVRAGGHCPCEGDIAASLTVSQATLRRRLRGQNTSYRELRALTLKEEAERLLHDGKLGLSMIAQRLGFSDDRAFRRAFKQWTGISPSAAVSRRSFAKRVELRACRR from the coding sequence ATGCTCCAACAGGATTCCATCCAGGCGCTGGTTGTGCTGCTTGCACGTGCTTCGGTGCGGCTTGAAGCTGATGGTTTCGATCCAGACGATTTTGCGAATACAGATCTGCGCGATTGCAGGCCGTTCGCGATCCTTTTCGGCCAGCATATGGAGAGGCTCGAACGGCTATGTTGTGACCGCGATGGTGCCGCGCTGTTCACGCCGCTGGCGGGTGAAATGATGTTCAGGGCAGTGATTAACTGTTCAGACCTTTATGCCGCGCTTGAACGGAGTTGTCGTTTCAGCTCGCTCCTGACCGAGGAGGAGAGCTGTAGCCGACTGCGTAGTGACGATACTCGGGTCCGGTTTGAATGCGCATCTCGATACACCACCAAAGACGAAGCCAGCCTTATAAACGATGTGGTGGGCTTGTTATTCCATGTGACGCTCTTGTCCTGGCTCAGCGGCCAAGAAGTTGCGCCGGACACGATCGCCCTGGCCTACCCGCGCATGGGGCTGGGCAGGGTAGTAGAGCAACTGTTTCGAGCGACAGTGATTTTTCAAAGTGAGGAAAATGCGCTTGTCTATCGCCAGGCTGCGTTGGCTGCTCCGATCGTACGGAGGCCTGCCGAGATCGATGCGGTACTCGAAGGTTTCCCGTATAACATAATGCTCGATGCGTCCCAGGATCGTGGGCACGCCACCAAAGTGAAAACGCTTATGGACCTTGCGGTGCGAGCGGGGGGGCACTGCCCCTGTGAGGGCGACATTGCTGCTTCTCTCACAGTCAGTCAGGCGACGTTGCGCCGCCGCTTGAGAGGGCAAAATACCAGCTACCGGGAATTGCGTGCCTTAACCTTGAAGGAGGAGGCGGAGCGCTTGCTGCACGATGGCAAATTGGGGCTATCTATGATTGCGCAGCGTCTCGGCTTTTCTGATGATCGCGCTTTCCGCCGTGCATTCAAGCAATGGACGGGGATTAGTCCGTCTGCTGCGGTATCGCGGCGGAGTTTTGCCAAAAGGGTGGAGCTTCGCGCCTGCCGCCGGTAG